From one Lotus japonicus ecotype B-129 chromosome 3, LjGifu_v1.2 genomic stretch:
- the LOC130749542 gene encoding gibberellin 2-beta-dioxygenase 1-like, which yields MVVLSKPTTEQYSYILNCKPTTFSNTIPVVDLSKPDAKTLIVKACEEFGFFKVINHGVPMETISMLESEASKFFSMPLNQKEKAGPPNPFGYGTKNIGQNGDVGWVEYLLLTNNQEYNSTRLSPAFGKNRDKFRCLLSDYMSSVKKMAGEILEVMAEGLNIQQKNVFSKLLMDKESDSVFRLNHYPPCPEMALNRCENVMGFGEHTDPQIISLLRSNNTSGLQICLRDRTWISVPSDHNSFFINVGDSLQVMTNGRFRSVRHRVLANGFKSRLSMIYFGGPPLSQKIAPLPCLMKGNESSLYKEFTWYEYKKSAYASRLADNRLGNFERITAS from the exons ATGGTAGTGTTGTCCAAACCAACAACAGAGCAATACTCCTACATCTTGAACTGCAAACCAACCACATTCTCCAACACAATACCTGTGGTTGACCTCTCCAAACCCGACGCAAAGACCCTCATAGTGAAGGCCTGCGAAGAGTTTGGATTCTTCAAGGTCATCAACCATGGTGTCCCCATGGAAACAATCTCCATGTTGGAGTCTGAAGCTAGCAAGTTTTTCTCCATGCCCCTCAATCAGAAGGAAAAAGCTGGACCACCCAATCCATTTGGTTATGGTACAAAGAATATTGGACAGAACGGTGATGTTGGTTGGGTTGAATATCTTCTTCTTACAAATAATCAAGAGTACAATTCCACCAGACTCTCCCCTGCTTTTGGCAAAAACAGAGACAAGTTCAG GTGTTTGCTGAGTGATTACATGTCCTCTGTGAAGAAAATGGCTGGTGAGATTCTTGAAGTGATGGCTGAGGGGTTGAACATTCAACAGAAGAATGTGTTCAGCAAGCTTCTAATGGATAAGGAGAGTGACTCTGTCTTCAGGCTCAACCATTACCCTCCATGTCCTGAGATGGCTTTGAATAGGTGTGAAAACGTGATGGGTTTTGGTGAGCACACAGATCCGCAAATCATTTCGTTGCTCAGGTCTAACAACACTTCTGGTCTCCAAATTTGTCTTCGAGATAGGACTTGGATTTCTGTGCCATCTGATCATAACTCCTTCTTCATCAATGTCGGTGATTCTCTTCAG GTTATGACTAATGGACGGTTCCGGAGTGTGAGGCACAGGGTTTTGGCAAATGGCTTCAAATCCAGACTCTCCATGATTTATTTCGGTGGTCCACCATTGAGTCAGAAAATTGCACCATTGCCTTGTCTCATGAAAGGGAATGAAAGCAGCTTATACAAAGAGTTCACATGGTATGAGTACAAGAAATCAGCTTATGCTTCAAGATTGGCAGACAATAGACTTGGCAACTTTGAGAGAATCACAGCGTCATAA